Genomic window (Nicotiana sylvestris chromosome 7, ASM39365v2, whole genome shotgun sequence):
AAGGGGAAAACGGGTTTGAACTTTGGAGTGTGATCCACAAACTAAGGTTGGTTACATCATATTCTCTATTCCAGTTTCTTCAAAGTTATAATTCTTTGCTGTTTTGTTGTTTGTTAGCCCATTTTCACTTTAATTTTGTGGAAAAGTATTATCTTTAGAAACTCTCTTGAATAATTTTAGTCATAATTCTACTAAATTTGATTATTCATACCAGAAAAGAACTGCGTTAGGGTCTGATCAGACATCGAGTTCTTTTATGTAAAGGATTTAAATTGTGTATCACATACTTTATCAGTGTAGTTTAGCCCGTTGTAGTAAAAATTTTACCTTATTTTAGGTCACTGATATCTACACTTTCTATAGTTGCAGGTAATTAGATTTTAACTATTTATACTGTCAGTGAATATAACTTAAACGCTAACTAAATGGAAGGCTAAGCTAGGAATTTGGAACAACAATGACAAAAAGGAGTATTTGACTTTAATAAAGCACAATTCTTTGTAGAATTGGTAAAACCTTAACACCCTCACTTTCTAGTAGGTAATTAAACTAATACATTACTTAAAaaagtttatttttataaataaattcaCATTTTTGGGTAGGTATATTTCACCACTTTAGTTTAAGAATCATAGTTTCAGGTAAACAAGATAGatacaaaaatatattttatttgagAAGGAAAAATACCACCATAGCAATTTTTTTGTAGAACAATGTAATGTGTAGTAATATTTACAATTCATTCAGCTCAACAGCAAAAAGTTGGCATCTTTATGTTTTTTCGAGTGGTAAATGGGTTGTTCTATAAAAAGTAGAAACTTTTCTTCACGAGATTAATCTGTGTTGTATTGAGAAAAGGAGTACTTTATTCAATGAGACtgtatttttaaaagctaatgTTGTTTATTGTTGCTGTTAAATTGACAGGTTCTGTTGTCCCTGGGACTAATATGCAAATGGACTGTCTTAAAACATGTCAAACAGAAAACTTTTCTACTCCTGGAAAAATAGGGCAGTTAGAATCTGCTCTGGTAACAAAAGTTAAAGTTATTGTTAGAGTTCGCCCCTTTCTTCCTCAAGAAATTAACTCGAGGGATGGAAAACCAATCTCTTGTGTTTCTGTTCTCAACTCAGAATCTGAGCCTTCTGAGGATGTCACAGTTCATCTGAAAGATTATGAAACCTGGTAAGCATTATCTCAATTGTTGGCATGCTCCAAGATTAAATCTGTCTTACTACTATAGCATATTATTACTTGGAGTCTTGGACTAGTATTTGTTGCACAACCTTATCCTGGGAATCTTTATGTTTTTGATTGTAGTCGTAATGAATGCTACAAGTTGGATGCTTTTTTTGGTCAAGAAGACAACAATATAAGCGAAATATTTGGCAAAGAAGTTAATCCTTTGATCCCTGGGTTATTACATGGTCGCAATGTCACAGTATTTGCTTATGGAGCTACAGGGAGTGGAAAAACTTACACCATGCAGGTATATTTTTATTTGTCTGCATAATGCACAACTTACACCATGCAggtatatttttatttgaagGGGAGCctcgtaactggtaaagttgttgtcatgtgaccgggaaacagcctcttgcagaaatgcagggtaaggctgcatactataaacccttgtggtccggcccttccccggaccccgggctgccctttttataATGCACAACTTGCTCCGTCACTCCTGGAATTGGACTAGATGCTACAATTTGCACGTAGATTAGGAGATGAATATAGAGTTCCAAGTTACAACAGATGTACTCGATGTTTCTTTTCAAGTTTTTTGCTGCTCTACTACTTCTATAAAGTAGATCCATGAGTGACCCAAGGAGATATCAGATTTCTTAGATTGGAACCATGCAATAAACTTATCCCATGTACGCAGTCATTTAGTCTTAAACTAGAACTTTTACATTTGACCTCTAAAGAGATATGTATGTGAAGCATATATTTCCCTGGATGTACACGTGAATTGTTTTGAAAATACCTTGTTGCTGATGCAGGGAACTGAAAACCTCCCTGGTCTAATGCCACTTGCAATGTCCTCCATTCTCTCGAAGAGTCAGGGACAAAGTACCATAGCAATATCATACTATGAAATATACATGGATAGGTGCTATGATCTACTTGAACTTAAGGAGAAGGAAATTTTCATATTGGACAACAAAGATGGACAGATTCATCTCAAAGGACTTGCACAAGTTACCATCAGTTCAATGTCAGAGTTTCAAGAGGCGTTTTCTTGTGTGGTTCAGAGAAGAAAAGTTGCACATACGGGTGTTAATGATGTCTCTAGCCGTAGTCATGCCGTGCtcactatttatgtttctactccttgCTGTGATGATACTGGAAATGTTGTTACTGGGAAGTTGAACCTTATTGACTTGGCAGGTTTTAACACTACTAAATATAACCATGAATTATTGTGTAAGACTATTTAACTGAAAGGTAACTCACATGTTGTAACTCTAATGTCATTGAATTAGGAAACGAAGATAATAGAAGAACTTGCAACACTGGAATTCGTCTACAAGAGAGTGCTAAGATCAACCAGTCCTTATTTGCATTGTCAAATGTGATTTATGCACTGAACAACAATCAACCGCGAATACCCTATAGAGAAAGCAAATTGACAAGGGTATTGCAAGACTCTCTTGGAGGAACAAGCCGTGCTTTGATGATTGCTTGCTTGGTAGGATGCTGTATATATCATCTCTTGCCTTTCGGTACCGCGAATGCAACACCATCTGatgctattttcttttctttgttcatAGAACCCTGGAGAGTACCAAGAATCTCTTCATACAGTTAGTTTAGCAGCCCGATCAAGACACATATCCAATTTTTGTGCCTCAGCACAAAAAGGAGTTACTCCAAAGGTCAAAGTTGACATGGAGGCAAAGCTTCGCGCCTGGCTAGAATCTAAAGGCAAGACAAAAAGTGCTCAAAGAATTGGGGCATTTGATTCTCCATTTACTATCAAAACTCCAAATTCCATATGCTCTACCAAAAAGCTTAGTTTGTTTGAGAGCTCTTCAAAGCATAAATTTATTAGTAAACAAGGTGCTTCAAGCATAAAAAAGAGGTAAGAGATTACTCTATGATCTTGCTGTACTTACCTGTGTTTGATTTGATGATTGCTTAACTTTGCATTTGATTTTGATGATTGCTTAATTTTGTTGTACAGGGATCCAGATGGGGCCTGTAGAAATCTATTTAATAATGGACATCGATCAAACGTCACAGCGGAGGTAAAAGACAGAGACAACTATAATTTTGGCCAAGCTCATAGTGAGTTAATGATGTAACATTTTGCTCCTTGCAGAATTCTTCGTGTTAAATTGAATAAAATCCATTGACAAACTTGGTCCATGGGATGTCCTTTATTATTTACTACTACTAGATAACTACTGTGAATATAACTCAATTTCTTTTAAGTAAGATGAACTGGTTAACGTGAAACTATAACTATTGCCATTTCTATAGATTCTAGGATTACCTAGCCCACTTTAAGTTTATGTATGGCTGATAGCTTGATTAGCTCAAAAAGAAAACAGTTCTTAATTTAGCCAACTTTTTCACAAAGAGAACTACTCAGTTGATTGATTTTGGTATGTGATAATTAACAACTAGAAACTTTCTGCGGAATCAATGATTTAATCACAATTTTTATTATGAAAGAATTGGAGTAAATAGATAAATCATTTTAAGATGGATTTCACAATTAATGTGCAAATGCAGGCTCAAGAACTTGCTGATTGTGGTAATAGAGAAGAAAAGAAGTTCGAGGTTTTTGCTGAAAGCGTTGCGCCTGAGTCTAATACACTGGTGCATGGTACTTGGCCACTATAACCATATCACAGTTCTTGTAGTCTACCTCATGTATTATTAATCTAAC
Coding sequences:
- the LOC104244881 gene encoding kinesin-like protein KIN-10B, which encodes MQMDCLKTCQTENFSTPGKIGQLESALVTKVKVIVRVRPFLPQEINSRDGKPISCVSVLNSESEPSEDVTVHLKDYETCRNECYKLDAFFGQEDNNISEIFGKEVNPLIPGLLHGRNVTVFAYGATGSGKTYTMQGTENLPGLMPLAMSSILSKSQGQSTIAISYYEIYMDRCYDLLELKEKEIFILDNKDGQIHLKGLAQVTISSMSEFQEAFSCVVQRRKVAHTGVNDVSSRSHAVLTIYVSTPCCDDTGNVVTGKLNLIDLAGNEDNRRTCNTGIRLQESAKINQSLFALSNVIYALNNNQPRIPYRESKLTRVLQDSLGGTSRALMIACLNPGEYQESLHTVSLAARSRHISNFCASAQKGVTPKVKVDMEAKLRAWLESKGKTKSAQRIGAFDSPFTIKTPNSICSTKKLSLFESSSKHKFISKQGASSIKKRDPDGACRNLFNNGHRSNVTAEAQELADCGNREEKKFEVFAESVAPESNTLVHDEKTNAEEKVRTVDCFSSSKACEVVTPRKVLSPINSNINNENIPAIGTPLDKFSTQSSNLKNSLVQEYIELLNTASKEQLMEIKGIGQKMAEYIIELRETSPMKSLDDLEKIGLSSKQVHNLFRWAARGVLG